In a single window of the Candidatus Flexicrinis proximus genome:
- a CDS encoding DeoR/GlpR transcriptional regulator → MNTTDLMTQERQDRIVERVSERGSLTVVELAEVFAVSEATIRRDLVALADRRLIQRVHGGAMRLGKVATSESPIVQRQLEHVEEKARIGQAAARLVRSGETLLLIGGSTGLAVARELSQHHEMTIVTDSLLVANELLEQRNHKVILAGGIIDPNEQAVRGTLSRLILQQIHVDKVIIGAKAISVARGISAETPEEAELFRACIACGDQVIVVTDSSKFQKSALSRVASIQDVHTLVTDRSLGRETAQQLEELGIHLVLV, encoded by the coding sequence ATGAATACCACAGACCTGATGACACAGGAGCGGCAGGACCGGATCGTCGAACGGGTCAGCGAGCGCGGCAGCCTGACGGTGGTTGAACTCGCCGAGGTGTTTGCGGTGAGCGAAGCCACCATCCGTCGCGATCTGGTTGCCCTGGCGGATCGGAGACTGATTCAGCGCGTACACGGCGGAGCGATGCGGCTGGGAAAAGTCGCCACCAGCGAGTCGCCGATCGTCCAGCGCCAGCTCGAGCACGTCGAGGAAAAGGCGCGGATCGGGCAGGCCGCGGCACGGCTGGTTCGCAGCGGCGAGACGCTGCTGCTGATTGGCGGCAGCACCGGGCTGGCCGTCGCGCGGGAATTGTCGCAGCATCACGAGATGACGATCGTCACCGATTCGCTGCTGGTTGCCAACGAACTGCTGGAGCAGCGCAACCACAAGGTGATCCTGGCCGGCGGCATCATCGATCCGAACGAGCAGGCGGTACGCGGGACGCTGTCGCGCTTGATCCTGCAACAGATCCACGTTGACAAAGTGATCATCGGCGCGAAAGCGATTTCGGTCGCTCGCGGTATCAGCGCTGAGACGCCGGAGGAAGCCGAACTGTTCCGCGCGTGCATCGCTTGCGGCGATCAGGTGATCGTGGTGACCGACAGCAGCAAGTTTCAGAAGTCGGCGCTTTCGAGAGTTGCCTCGATACAGGACGTACATACGCTGGTGACCGACCGCAGCCTGGGCCGCGAGACTGCGCAGCAGCTCGAAGAGCTCGGCATCCACCTCGTGCTGGTGTGA
- a CDS encoding SIS domain-containing protein, with product MQSSSTFEEIVSQVDAWKDALHAVLDQRDPLQCLWQQNSYQQIVVTGCGSTYYLALAAASLLQSKTGRSSRAVPSSELLLNPESIYVANQRTLLIAISRSGATTETVQAAHHFVEQDRGDVIVISCYGDKPLNQSATISLVAPRGQEVSVAQTRSFSAMLVMAEQLASLLGGEPLSDDLFANVDQSYVESALRFAEQYIDPERFTRYFCLGGGPRYGLAAEAMLKMKEMSLTSAEPFHVMEFRHGPKSMIDNETVVIGLLSDTGGSAEMAVIDEMKALGATTITIGTRPDADFVPPNGARSLVYAMPVLQWLARQRAVVKGIDPDHPRNLEQVIRLPALHL from the coding sequence ATGCAATCATCTTCAACGTTTGAAGAGATCGTGTCACAGGTCGACGCATGGAAAGACGCGCTCCATGCCGTCCTTGACCAGCGCGACCCCCTTCAGTGCCTCTGGCAGCAAAACAGTTATCAGCAGATCGTCGTCACCGGCTGCGGTTCGACTTATTATCTCGCGCTGGCCGCCGCCAGCCTGCTGCAATCTAAAACCGGACGCTCATCCCGCGCCGTACCATCGTCCGAACTCCTGTTAAATCCCGAAAGCATCTATGTCGCCAACCAGCGCACCTTGTTGATCGCCATTTCGCGTTCCGGCGCCACCACCGAAACCGTACAGGCCGCGCATCACTTCGTGGAACAGGATCGCGGCGACGTCATCGTCATTTCGTGCTATGGCGACAAACCGCTGAACCAGTCTGCGACTATCAGCCTCGTCGCGCCGCGGGGCCAGGAAGTGAGCGTCGCCCAGACCCGCTCGTTCTCCGCCATGCTGGTCATGGCCGAGCAGCTCGCCAGTCTCCTTGGCGGTGAGCCGCTTTCCGATGATCTGTTCGCCAACGTAGATCAGTCATACGTTGAATCTGCGCTGCGGTTTGCCGAGCAGTATATCGATCCGGAGCGCTTTACCCGCTATTTCTGTCTGGGGGGCGGGCCGCGCTACGGTCTCGCCGCCGAGGCAATGCTCAAGATGAAAGAGATGTCGCTGACCAGCGCGGAACCATTCCACGTGATGGAATTCCGCCACGGCCCCAAATCCATGATCGATAACGAAACCGTCGTGATCGGCCTGCTGAGCGACACCGGCGGGTCCGCTGAAATGGCCGTCATCGACGAGATGAAGGCACTCGGCGCCACCACCATCACCATCGGCACACGCCCAGACGCCGACTTCGTGCCCCCAAACGGCGCGCGTTCGCTCGTCTACGCTATGCCCGTGCTGCAATGGCTGGCCCGTCAGCGGGCTGTCGTCAAAGGGATCGATCCCGATCATCCCCGCAATCTGGAGCAGGTGATCCGTTTGCCCGCGCTCCACTTATAA
- a CDS encoding SDR family oxidoreductase: protein MLLANKTAIIYGGAGDVGGAVARAFAREGARVFLAGRTAATLEAAAADIRAAGGLAEITQVDAFSLESVEKSLDDVIARAGRIDISFNAVGHDDVQGQSMLEMSQALFAMPITNAMMTYFNTSTASARRMVNQGAGVILGISANAARMAYPNIGGFGAACAAIEALCRQLAIEVGPQGVRVVCLRSAGSPDARGLREVFTMHAQEQGMTLDEFTAQAASSIPLKHLPSLAEVANAAVLAVSDYASAMTGAVINVTCGQMMD from the coding sequence ATGCTCTTAGCGAACAAGACTGCGATTATCTACGGTGGCGCAGGAGATGTTGGCGGTGCAGTTGCGCGCGCTTTTGCCCGCGAAGGCGCACGGGTTTTTCTGGCAGGACGTACCGCAGCCACCCTCGAAGCGGCTGCCGCCGACATCCGTGCCGCGGGCGGACTGGCAGAAATAACGCAGGTCGATGCGTTCAGTCTTGAGTCGGTTGAGAAATCGCTTGATGATGTCATTGCCAGAGCGGGACGTATCGATATTTCGTTCAACGCCGTGGGGCATGACGACGTGCAAGGACAATCCATGCTGGAGATGTCGCAAGCCCTGTTCGCGATGCCAATCACCAATGCCATGATGACTTATTTCAACACCTCCACGGCATCTGCCCGCCGCATGGTCAATCAGGGCGCCGGCGTTATCCTCGGAATCTCCGCGAATGCAGCCCGCATGGCCTACCCGAACATCGGCGGATTTGGCGCGGCCTGCGCCGCAATTGAAGCACTTTGCCGTCAGCTTGCCATTGAGGTCGGCCCACAGGGTGTACGCGTCGTCTGCTTACGCTCGGCTGGCTCGCCCGATGCGCGTGGACTGCGTGAAGTGTTCACGATGCACGCTCAGGAACAAGGCATGACGCTTGACGAATTCACCGCGCAGGCCGCCAGCAGCATCCCCCTGAAACATCTCCCCTCGCTTGCCGAAGTGGCCAATGCGGCGGTCCTCGCGGTGTCAGATTATGCCAGCGCCATGACGGGAGCGGTTATCAACGTGACCTGCGGGCAAATGATGGACTGA
- the melA gene encoding alpha-galactosidase, giving the protein MPKVTFIGAGSAVFAFEIVTDLLLTPGLDEGVFALVDIDAERLELAHRITEKAIELTGRKWRVEASTQRAEVLRGTDYLINTIEVAGLPNVRHDFDIPMKYGVNQCIGDTIGPGGIFKALRTLPAWIDILHDTEKLAPDALVMNYTNPMSLTVLTGVRASSLPIVGLCHSIEYTSEQLAEYLGVPHKELKYRAAGINHLAWIVELTRNGEDLYPLLREKAKDPAIYEQDPVRFEMMLHLGAFVTESSGHTSEYTPYFRKRPDLISKYMRAEYLGETGFYAANWPQWRQESDEWIRRMLAGEEEVPLERGPEYASYIVEAMETDVPAAIYGNVLNTGLVTNLPQDGVVEVRCMVNRDGVQPIHYGSLPTQLAALDAMHMAVHDLVATAVLESDREAAFHALMLDPLTAAVCSPAEIRQMFDEMRAAQAEYLPEWMRG; this is encoded by the coding sequence ATGCCCAAAGTGACATTTATTGGAGCAGGCAGCGCGGTGTTTGCCTTCGAGATCGTGACCGATCTGCTGCTGACGCCCGGGCTGGACGAGGGCGTGTTCGCGCTGGTCGACATCGACGCTGAGCGATTGGAGCTGGCGCACCGGATTACCGAGAAGGCGATCGAGCTGACCGGCCGCAAGTGGCGCGTGGAAGCGTCGACCCAGCGCGCCGAAGTCCTGCGCGGGACAGACTACCTGATCAATACGATAGAAGTCGCGGGACTGCCAAACGTGCGCCACGACTTCGACATCCCGATGAAATACGGCGTGAACCAGTGCATTGGGGACACGATCGGGCCGGGGGGTATCTTCAAGGCGCTGCGCACGCTGCCGGCATGGATCGACATTCTGCACGATACCGAGAAGCTGGCGCCCGATGCGCTGGTGATGAACTACACCAATCCAATGTCGCTGACCGTCCTGACCGGCGTGCGCGCGTCATCGCTGCCGATTGTCGGCCTGTGCCACTCGATCGAGTACACATCCGAGCAGCTGGCCGAGTATCTGGGCGTGCCGCATAAGGAACTCAAGTATCGCGCGGCCGGCATCAACCATCTGGCGTGGATCGTGGAACTGACGCGCAACGGAGAAGATCTGTACCCGCTGCTGCGCGAGAAGGCTAAGGACCCGGCGATCTACGAGCAAGACCCGGTGAGGTTCGAGATGATGCTGCATCTGGGCGCGTTCGTGACCGAGAGCAGCGGCCATACCTCCGAGTACACCCCGTATTTCCGCAAGCGGCCGGACCTGATTTCGAAGTACATGCGCGCGGAATATCTGGGCGAAACCGGGTTCTACGCGGCTAACTGGCCGCAGTGGCGGCAGGAATCCGACGAATGGATCCGCCGGATGCTGGCCGGTGAGGAAGAGGTGCCGTTGGAGCGCGGGCCTGAGTACGCATCGTACATCGTCGAGGCGATGGAAACGGACGTGCCGGCCGCGATCTACGGCAACGTGCTTAATACCGGACTGGTGACGAACCTGCCGCAGGACGGCGTGGTCGAGGTCCGCTGCATGGTCAACCGCGACGGCGTGCAGCCGATCCATTACGGCTCGCTGCCGACGCAGCTTGCGGCGCTGGACGCGATGCACATGGCGGTTCACGATCTGGTGGCGACAGCGGTGCTGGAAAGTGACCGCGAAGCGGCATTCCACGCTCTGATGCTGGACCCCCTGACGGCTGCGGTCTGCTCGCCCGCTGAAATCCGGCAGATGTTCGACGAGATGCGTGCGGCTCAGGCAGAATATCTGCCCGAGTGGATGCGGGGTTAG
- a CDS encoding tagatose 1,6-diphosphate aldolase, which yields MKQQLTAGKWRGLKATSSLNHTFSMVAFDQRGNYLKMLPPGATYAEAAEIKRSVIAALSPHVSAVLLDPNYGMAAVNDAAGSSGLLMALEKTGYGGEPTARQVDFMDGWTVGKIKAIGASAVKLLVYYHPDAGAAADSVEATIREVASACDDHDIALFVEPLAYSPDPAVSSDSAAFAAQRARIVRETARRLSRLGVDVLKLEFPVDIKHNADRDEWRAACEAVSEACSVPWVLLSAGVDFEVFRQQVEMVCKAGASGYLGGRAIWKEAVTMTAADREVFLATQGRERVQTLGEIAAQYGRRWTAFFAPPAAGEGWYTEYDVLNDGAETVRPTAETRALPLVEFVPRSKLVVKETEVRKPRFPVIDAHNHLADPFGGGWDRKPVSELLDRLDEAHVRAYVDLDGGWGEEILHRHLDHFKAAAPERFFVFGGVNWQAWTEHGEKFGEWAAKRLREQAARGADGLKIWKPFGLHVHDQRGQLVAVDDPRLDPIWQTAGELRLPVLAHVADPVAFFDPLDATNERYEELYAHPDWQFPSPPFPPFLKILRDFAALVKRHPQTTFIGAHVGCYSEDLGWVGQMLDACPNYYVDISARISELGRQPYTSRRFFTQYADRILFGLDLGPEPEAYRRYYRFLESDDEYFNYGESEVPGQGRWNIYGLALPDDVLEKVYFRNAERVLLNR from the coding sequence ATGAAGCAACAACTCACAGCGGGCAAGTGGCGCGGCCTCAAAGCGACCAGCAGCCTGAACCACACGTTTTCGATGGTGGCGTTCGACCAGCGCGGCAACTATCTGAAGATGCTGCCGCCGGGAGCGACGTATGCCGAGGCAGCAGAGATCAAACGGTCAGTGATCGCCGCGCTTTCGCCGCATGTCAGCGCCGTGCTTCTTGACCCGAACTACGGGATGGCCGCAGTGAATGATGCCGCTGGTAGCAGCGGCCTGCTGATGGCGCTGGAGAAAACGGGTTACGGCGGAGAGCCTACCGCGCGGCAGGTCGACTTCATGGACGGCTGGACGGTCGGAAAGATCAAGGCGATCGGCGCATCGGCTGTGAAGCTGCTCGTGTACTATCACCCGGATGCGGGCGCGGCCGCTGATAGCGTCGAGGCGACGATCCGGGAAGTCGCCAGTGCGTGCGACGACCACGACATCGCGCTGTTTGTCGAGCCGCTGGCGTATAGTCCCGATCCGGCCGTTTCGAGCGACAGCGCCGCGTTTGCAGCGCAGCGTGCGCGCATCGTTCGCGAAACTGCCCGGCGCCTGAGCCGTTTGGGTGTAGATGTCCTGAAGCTCGAATTTCCGGTCGACATCAAACACAACGCCGATCGTGACGAGTGGCGCGCGGCCTGCGAAGCGGTGAGCGAGGCGTGCAGCGTACCATGGGTGCTGCTGAGCGCTGGCGTCGACTTTGAGGTTTTCAGGCAGCAGGTCGAGATGGTCTGCAAGGCTGGGGCCAGCGGCTATCTGGGCGGACGAGCGATCTGGAAGGAGGCAGTCACGATGACTGCGGCCGACCGGGAAGTGTTTCTTGCGACGCAGGGCCGGGAGCGCGTGCAAACGCTTGGTGAGATCGCCGCGCAGTATGGCAGGCGGTGGACGGCATTCTTCGCGCCGCCAGCCGCCGGTGAGGGGTGGTATACGGAGTATGACGTACTCAACGACGGGGCTGAAACCGTCCGCCCGACTGCCGAGACCCGGGCGCTTCCGCTGGTGGAGTTTGTGCCGCGATCAAAACTGGTTGTCAAGGAAACGGAGGTCAGAAAGCCGCGATTTCCGGTGATCGACGCGCATAACCATCTGGCCGACCCGTTCGGCGGCGGCTGGGATAGAAAGCCGGTGTCCGAACTGCTCGACCGGCTGGACGAGGCGCATGTGCGCGCCTATGTCGATCTGGACGGCGGCTGGGGCGAAGAAATCCTGCACCGGCATCTCGACCACTTCAAAGCGGCTGCGCCGGAACGGTTCTTCGTTTTCGGCGGCGTCAACTGGCAGGCGTGGACGGAACACGGGGAGAAGTTTGGCGAATGGGCTGCGAAACGGCTGCGCGAGCAAGCCGCGCGCGGCGCGGACGGCCTCAAAATATGGAAGCCGTTCGGGCTGCACGTCCACGATCAGCGCGGACAGCTCGTCGCGGTCGACGATCCACGGCTCGATCCGATCTGGCAGACCGCCGGCGAACTCCGGCTGCCGGTGCTGGCGCACGTGGCCGATCCGGTGGCCTTTTTCGACCCGCTTGATGCGACGAATGAGCGGTACGAGGAACTGTACGCTCATCCAGACTGGCAGTTCCCTTCGCCGCCGTTCCCTCCGTTTCTCAAGATCCTGAGGGACTTCGCCGCTCTGGTGAAACGCCACCCGCAGACGACTTTTATCGGCGCGCATGTCGGCTGCTACTCCGAGGATCTGGGCTGGGTCGGGCAGATGCTGGACGCCTGCCCGAATTACTATGTCGACATCAGCGCGCGCATCAGCGAGTTAGGCCGGCAGCCCTATACCTCGCGGCGGTTCTTCACGCAGTATGCCGACCGCATCCTATTCGGGCTGGACCTTGGCCCAGAACCCGAGGCGTACCGCCGGTACTATCGCTTCCTGGAGAGCGACGACGAATACTTCAACTATGGCGAGTCCGAGGTGCCGGGGCAGGGCCGCTGGAACATCTATGGGCTGGCACTCCCAGACGATGTACTGGAGAAGGTGTATTTCCGCAACGCCGAGCGCGTGCTGCTGAATCGATAA
- a CDS encoding carbohydrate kinase family protein: MTRILVAGELNVDLVVTGLPSLPVIGRELTCTDFHVVLGSSSAITAARLAALGAEVDFVGIVGKDEFGGVVLDELRRFGVGTGLIQQVDIKTGVTVALTYRADRALLTYPGTIAAYDGSNITPELLADYDHLHVGAYFLQTGLQAALPALFERAREVGLTTSLDVGWDPIEQWGSNPTLMPTLAQTDFFFPNESEAAALTGPDLRIESLLAQVGGWLVVKQGAQGATAYGKMGESMSAPALPVDVVDTTGAGDAFNAGFIYAHRVAGRTIADALRFAAACGAQAVTQVGGATGAPTAESIQRLIEQQPKVQA, encoded by the coding sequence ATGACGCGCATTCTTGTCGCCGGGGAACTGAACGTCGATCTGGTGGTGACCGGGCTGCCGTCCCTGCCGGTGATCGGCCGTGAGCTGACCTGCACCGACTTTCACGTGGTGTTGGGCAGTTCGTCAGCCATCACCGCGGCGCGGCTGGCGGCGCTGGGCGCGGAGGTCGACTTCGTCGGTATCGTCGGCAAGGATGAGTTTGGCGGCGTCGTGCTGGACGAACTACGGCGGTTCGGCGTCGGTACCGGCCTGATCCAGCAGGTCGACATCAAGACCGGCGTGACCGTCGCGCTCACGTATCGGGCTGACCGCGCCCTGCTGACGTACCCCGGGACGATCGCCGCCTACGATGGCAGCAATATCACGCCGGAACTGCTCGCGGATTACGATCATCTGCATGTCGGCGCGTACTTTCTCCAGACCGGACTGCAAGCAGCGCTGCCGGCCTTATTTGAACGGGCGCGGGAAGTCGGCCTGACGACTTCGCTGGATGTGGGCTGGGATCCGATAGAGCAGTGGGGCAGCAATCCTACGTTGATGCCTACACTGGCGCAAACTGATTTCTTCTTCCCGAATGAATCCGAGGCGGCCGCGCTGACCGGCCCAGATCTGCGCATCGAAAGTCTGCTGGCGCAGGTTGGCGGATGGCTGGTGGTCAAGCAAGGCGCGCAAGGGGCAACAGCTTATGGCAAGATGGGCGAAAGCATGTCTGCCCCGGCGCTGCCGGTCGATGTCGTTGATACGACCGGCGCGGGTGATGCGTTCAATGCCGGTTTCATCTACGCGCATCGCGTGGCCGGACGGACGATAGCGGATGCGCTGCGCTTTGCGGCAGCCTGCGGCGCACAAGCCGTGACACAGGTCGGCGGCGCGACCGGCGCACCGACCGCCGAGAGCATTCAGCGTTTGATCGAGCAACAACCGAAGGTGCAGGCATGA
- a CDS encoding extracellular solute-binding protein, with product MKRVLLVVLLLLLAVNIASAQEPVTLRLWAHQEGAFNEGTQALIDAYMAANPHVTIEMETFEYDLYIQTLQTALPAGDEADILALFGSWVCSYSARLAPMPEGLVDTSLFFEATMDGYTCGDGVYGLPQEFNLEYGSVLVNQAMFEEAGLTYPPAWSDWEAFISDAKALAKTGDDGLQTVAGYHFTNADAVVFSFLAGILQNGGDYWNEDKTAFTFNTDAGRATLNQMVRMVEEGIVDPVLFNDSANWGGNAFFTSQAAITLIGPWAVHLKDDFPDFGEFGYVALPSFGEEPSFAADSGWGLTVSQNSAASDVAWDFLAFAAANAESALSWNQASLTIPALSSLVEDETTRAAVLESMPWLEEVLPLLESGHYIGDMPDRDLVFYDIIYPYILDTLQGVMSVDEALLLIEEDANATF from the coding sequence GTGAAAAGAGTTCTGCTCGTCGTACTTTTGCTGCTCCTCGCCGTCAATATCGCCTCAGCACAAGAGCCCGTCACCCTCCGTCTTTGGGCGCATCAGGAAGGTGCGTTCAACGAAGGGACACAGGCGCTCATCGACGCCTACATGGCCGCCAATCCGCACGTCACCATCGAGATGGAGACCTTCGAGTACGATCTCTACATCCAGACCCTCCAGACCGCGCTGCCGGCCGGCGACGAAGCCGACATTCTCGCGCTGTTCGGCTCGTGGGTGTGCAGCTATTCGGCCCGCCTCGCCCCAATGCCCGAAGGACTAGTCGACACCTCGCTGTTCTTCGAAGCGACCATGGACGGCTATACCTGTGGCGACGGCGTCTACGGCCTTCCTCAGGAATTCAACCTCGAGTACGGCAGCGTCCTCGTCAATCAGGCTATGTTCGAGGAAGCCGGTCTGACCTACCCGCCAGCCTGGTCCGACTGGGAGGCATTCATCTCCGACGCCAAGGCCCTGGCGAAGACCGGTGACGATGGCCTGCAAACCGTCGCCGGCTATCACTTCACCAACGCCGACGCCGTCGTCTTCAGCTTCCTTGCCGGCATCCTGCAGAACGGTGGGGACTACTGGAACGAGGACAAGACAGCCTTCACCTTCAATACCGACGCCGGACGCGCTACCCTCAACCAGATGGTCCGCATGGTCGAAGAAGGCATCGTCGATCCGGTACTGTTCAATGACTCCGCCAACTGGGGCGGCAACGCCTTCTTCACCAGTCAGGCCGCCATCACCTTGATCGGGCCATGGGCCGTCCATCTGAAGGACGACTTCCCGGATTTCGGCGAGTTCGGTTACGTCGCGCTGCCCAGTTTCGGCGAAGAACCCTCGTTCGCCGCCGACTCTGGTTGGGGCTTGACCGTGTCGCAGAACAGCGCCGCCTCCGATGTCGCCTGGGATTTCCTCGCCTTCGCCGCGGCCAACGCCGAGAGCGCGCTGTCCTGGAACCAGGCCTCGCTGACGATCCCCGCCCTCAGTTCGCTGGTGGAAGACGAGACGACCCGCGCCGCGGTGCTGGAAAGCATGCCATGGCTTGAAGAAGTCCTGCCGCTGCTCGAGTCCGGGCATTACATCGGCGACATGCCCGACCGCGATCTGGTCTTCTACGACATCATCTACCCCTACATTCTCGACACGCTGCAAGGCGTAATGTCCGTCGACGAAGCCCTGCTCCTGATCGAAGAAGACGCGAACGCGACCTTCTAG
- a CDS encoding 1-phosphofructokinase family hexose kinase — translation MILCVTFNPAIDRTLVVKGFAGGGVFRPQESMAVPGGKGINVARAIRALGGDPICAGFLGGFSGRFLESSLADEGIASRWTWLADGETRTCVILIDPDTGLNSVVSEPGPRVTAADWDRFHDDVLDGSAEIEFVSFSGSLPPGTPLDHFERLAGDLIAAGKQVWVDTSGAALKAAVRVRGVVLKVNAEEATALTARPIDSVSDAVSVARAINADTLQTVVITMGERGAILVHGGEAWHAAPPPLDVKSAVGSGDSFLAGLLLALANRESLGPALAQATAAGTANALSVGGGAFTRTEFERILGQIRIAPV, via the coding sequence ATGATCCTGTGCGTCACGTTCAACCCGGCAATTGACCGGACCCTGGTGGTGAAGGGTTTTGCCGGGGGCGGGGTATTCAGGCCGCAGGAGAGCATGGCTGTTCCGGGCGGGAAGGGTATCAATGTGGCGCGCGCCATCCGCGCCCTCGGCGGTGACCCGATCTGCGCCGGTTTCCTCGGTGGGTTCAGCGGCCGATTTCTCGAATCATCGCTCGCTGATGAGGGGATCGCGTCACGCTGGACATGGCTGGCTGACGGCGAGACACGCACGTGCGTTATACTGATTGACCCGGATACCGGCCTCAATTCGGTCGTCAGCGAACCAGGGCCGAGGGTCACCGCCGCGGATTGGGACCGGTTTCACGACGATGTGCTTGACGGTTCAGCAGAGATCGAGTTTGTTTCGTTTTCCGGGAGCCTGCCACCCGGCACCCCGCTGGACCATTTCGAGCGGCTGGCAGGCGACCTGATAGCCGCCGGGAAACAGGTATGGGTTGATACCAGCGGCGCGGCGCTGAAGGCCGCAGTGCGCGTACGGGGCGTGGTGCTCAAGGTCAACGCTGAGGAAGCGACAGCGCTGACAGCGCGCCCGATTGACAGTGTCAGCGATGCCGTGTCTGTGGCGAGGGCGATCAATGCAGACACGCTCCAGACGGTTGTGATTACGATGGGTGAGCGCGGCGCGATTCTTGTCCACGGCGGAGAGGCCTGGCATGCCGCGCCGCCGCCGTTAGACGTTAAGAGCGCGGTGGGCAGCGGCGACTCGTTTCTGGCTGGACTGCTGCTTGCGCTGGCCAACCGCGAGTCATTGGGACCGGCACTAGCGCAGGCGACCGCGGCAGGGACAGCCAACGCGCTGTCTGTCGGCGGCGGGGCATTCACGCGGACCGAATTCGAAAGAATTCTTGGTCAGATCCGAATTGCTCCGGTCTGA